Proteins encoded in a region of the Vicia villosa cultivar HV-30 ecotype Madison, WI linkage group LG5, Vvil1.0, whole genome shotgun sequence genome:
- the LOC131605545 gene encoding uncharacterized protein LOC131605545 yields MDQSYSNGSSNSFEISSVPQCGCRMPMKMWVANTVQNKNRKFWKCRLAGGLNSCDLFLWDDEFSTAMSESTKSENRDYKKCNVALVKLEITVKKLEKTKLKVSIMQKKIYQTKLAFMLCLIMFAVVLKFKN; encoded by the exons ATGGATCAAAGCTACAGCAATGGAAGCAGCAACTCGTTTGAGATTTCAAGTGTTCCCCAGTGTGGTTGTCGTATGCCAATGAAGATGTGGGTAGCAAATACAGTGCAAAATAAAAACCGGAAGTTTTGGAAGTGTCGTTTGGCTGGG GGTCTTAATTCTTGTGACTTGTTTTTATGGGACGATGAATTTTCCACAGCCATGAGTGAAAGTACAAAGAGTGAAAATCGTGACTACAAGAAATGTAATGTTGCATTGGTGAAGTTGGAAATAACAGTGAAAAAGCTTGAAAAAACCAAgttgaaagtttccatcatgCAGAAGAAGATTTATCAGACGAAACTGGCCTTCATGTTGTGTTTGATTATGTTTGCAGTGGTTTTGAAGTTCAAGAATTAG
- the LOC131602689 gene encoding monothiol glutaredoxin-S17, producing the protein MGGSVRDVNSKGELDELVNSGSPVVLHFWASWCEASKHMDQLFSHLATDFPHTHFLRVEAEEQPEISEAYSVSAVPFFVFFKDGKSIDTLEGADPSSLANKVSKVAGSIHPGDAASPASLGLAAGSAVLETVKELAQDNFSSKEKSKVQPGLSSHLKKRLQDLVDSHPVLLFMKGSPEEPQCGFSRKVVDILKEEKVKFGSFDILSDSEVREGLKKFSNWPTFPQLYCKGEFIGGCDIAIAMHESGELKDVFKDHGIDTIDEANITDSGNAKGGITKSTDLSTALTSRLESLVNSGSVVLFMKGKPDEPKCGFSRKVVEILRQEKVPFESFDILTDEEVRQGLKVFSNWSSYPQLYIKGELIGGSDIVLEMQKSGELQKTLHEKGILPKETIDDRLKKLIASSPVVLFMKGTPDVPRCGFSSKVVNALREEGVEFGHFDILSDDEVRQGLKVFSNWPTFPQLYYKSELIGGCDIIMELRNNGELKSTLSE; encoded by the exons ATGGGTGGTTCTGTGCGAGACGTGAACTCAAAGGGAGAGTTGGATGAGTTGGTTAACAGTGGTTCTCCCGTCGTGCTTCACTTCTGGGCATCATGGTGTGAAGCTTCTAAACACATGGACCAACTCTTCTCTCACTTGGCCACTGATTTCCCTCACACCCATTTCTTAAGG GTCGAAGCTGAAGAACAGCCAGAGATATCCGAGGCTTATTCCGTCTCTGCTGTACCTTTCTTTGTCTTCTTCAAG GATGGCAAGAGCATTGACACATTGGAGGGAGCTGATCCGTCAAGTTTAGCCAACAAAGTTTCTAAAGTAGCAGGATCGATTCATCCCGGTGATGCTGCATCACCTGCTAGTCTTGGGTTGGCTGCTGGATCCGCTGTTCTTGAAACCGTGAAAGAATTAGCACAAGATAATTTCTCTTCGAAGGAGAAAAGTAAAGTTCAACCAGGCCTTAGTAGTCATCTGAAAAAGCGATTGCAGGATCTTGTTGACTCTCATCCTGTCTTGCTTTTCATGAAGGGAAGTCCTGAGGAGCCACAATGTGGATTTAGCAGAAAAGTTGTTGATATTCTGAAGGAAGAAAAGGTCAAGTTTGGAAGTTTTGACATCCTCTCAGATTCAGAGGTTCGTGAGGGCTTGAAGAAGTTTTCCAATTGGCCCACATTTCCTCAGCTTTACTGCAAAGGAGAATTTATTGGTGGGTGTGACATAGCAATTGCTATGCATGAAAGTGGGGAATTAAAGGATGTTTTCAAAGATCATGGTATTGATACCATTGATGAAGCAAATATAACAGATTCAGGAAACGCCAAGGGTGGCATTACTAAATCTACAGATTTAAGTACAGCACTAACCTCTCGGCTGGAAAGCCTGGTCAATTCAGGCTCAGTTGTGCTGTTTATGAAGGGAAAACCAGATGAACCTAAGTGCGGTTTCAGTAGGAAGGTAGTTGAAATTCTCCGACAAGAAAAAGTCCCCTTTGAGAGTTTTGACATTCTTACTGATGAAGAAGTCCGTCAAGGACTTAAGGTTTTCTCAAACTGGTCCAGTTATCCTCAACTTTACATCAAGGGTGAGCTTATTGGCGGATCAGACATTGTGTTGGAGATGCAAAAAAGCGGGGAACTTCAGAAAACCTTACACGAGAAAGGCATTCTTCCAAAAGAGACCATTGACGATCGATTGAAGAAATTGATTGCCTCTTCCCCTGTCGTGCTCTTCATGAAGGGTACCCCGGATGTTCCAAGATGTGGTTTTAGTTCCAAAGTTGTAAATGCCCTCCGAGAGGAGGGTGTGGAGTTTGGTCACTTTGATATATTGAGTGATGATGAGGTGAGACAAGGATTGAAGGTATTCTCAAACTGGCCTACTTTTCCTCAGCTTTACTACAAAAGTGAGCTGATAGGCGGTTGTGATATCATCATGGAGCTGCGAAATAATGGAGAGCTGAAGTCGACTTTATCTGAGTAA
- the LOC131607490 gene encoding heat stress transcription factor B-2a-like produces the protein MCENMMEINFGDSISNLSCDDKDGFMSLKKTSSLKCPPPFLMKTYELLEEGSEVEDGMKIVSWNEEGNGFVVWSPAEFSELILPRYFKHNNFSSFIRQLNTYGFRKISSKRWEFQHEKFQKGCKHMLVEISRKKCEPSVFPSYLKSCSEENAMTNNSSVEENNDNHEILMEENKNLKKERLELEMQIAECKALEMKLLECLSQCMDSQQNKVRRLC, from the exons ATGTGTGAAAACATGATGGAGATAAACTTTGGTGATTCAATAAGCAATTTATCTTGTGATGATAAAGATGGTTTCATGTCCCTTAAGAAGACATCATCATTAAAGTGTCCTCCACCATTTTTGATGAAGACTTATGAATTATTGGAAGAAGGTAGTGAAGTTGAAGATGGGATGAAAATAGTGTcatggaatgaagaaggaaatggtTTTGTTGTTTGGTCTCCAGCTGAATTCTCAGAGCTTATCTTGCCTAGATATTTCAAACACAACAATTTCTCTAGCTTTATTCGACAATTGAATACTTAT GGGTTTAGGAAAATATCATCTAAAAGATGGGAATTTCAGCATGAGAAATTCCAAAAGGGTTGCAAGCACATGTTGGTTGAAATCAGTAGGAAAAAGTGTGAGCCAAGTGTGTTTCCTTCGTACCTTAAATCTTGTTCAGAGGAAAATGCAATGACTAATAATTCATCAGTGGAAGAAAATAATGATAATCATGAAATACTTATGGAGGAGAACAAGAATCTAAAGAAGGAGAGATTAGAGTTGGAAATGCAAATAGCTGAATGTAAGGCACTTGAAATGAAGTTGTTGGAGTGTCTTTCTCAATGTATGGATAGCCAACAAAATAAAGTTAGGAGATTATGTTAA